One genomic window of Caenorhabditis elegans chromosome I includes the following:
- the fhod-1 gene encoding Formin HOmology Domain (Product from WormBase gene class fhod;~Confirmed by transcript evidence), with protein sequence MRSHCSPATASYAPPVVKSRGLRTYDIDVGGSAPRASSLRATPIDLDFPVIQKSSIAFAKPTTISTLEPTSFAKPYIPSGYLSSSVKTANQEVFAKPYIPSTSSECFAKPYSNLKSSEELTKPYEPSTVSAKPYISSSEASSTKPYSSSFFSKPKEPEVKVQPSSSMFSRKMFTPSTSSAPKPYEPSTSSTFQFPEIKPKWYTSPVAEPLIRPYNSKPIDTPVSYKPSTTKAYVSPFRESEVPPISSLSTHVSDESLARNASILSVSNELPLIVKPLRRNFSEQRRTTLVEPPAIPMPSESFCSSLPRNFHRPTVLHCAAPVVIGTDTSEAIPFIDEDPPPSSLPAVPSQSSYIAPPTIKPSVQSNSSLHRREDSGYRSMENIRKMSIPEAAQPVVAMITPYTSKEPTSSKVESQDSVEDFHEDPFDWGDEYLNSGAKRRCSLVLRTQTSLRVKTIIDKLLNCSGRDQRRALFSLKQIFQDDQDLVHEFVQNQGLDCMIRLGRTADQNHQNYILRALGQLMLYVDGMNGIIAHNGTIQWLYELLDSPLYIDEERKEMSPFRLEWFRLVVKTALKLLLVFIEYNDNNALLVLTAIQTVDKSKGQADWSGLMKVLTEKDSPDAETLVYGMTVVNKALHGIPDRDTYYDAVDTLDTLGMEDAIKSMSRSNNKELEEQCRLYERELKEEDERGDNDEDVVKMRSSADTFKNQSRRSSQGSHDSAITMGSEEDGSRCSPDRDKQTPSPAPSSHIIPSSPLIPPTPSACNTLERRSRAFEHEMPEDRETALEKLNRSLHNRREMEKQKAEEARRKEAERIEEIERMRQQAEERRRREREEEERRKREEEEAEKQRKREEREVRFSKNDISPTTSSGVADDKKATMRRRHDEARRRQLEHEQFTANRTLFNKIDIGAAPRIPSPVSPTVSSWQPPVREDIQPTTSTATNNNDIGSIRSKNIPAPIQLVQENQENEIPKETDESESSKSVKAPPPSFPTLFSPTESKTMDFSEVAPQEPEPEKVAPPPPRAKIEDTGSGNSFADMLQKRAARSAEANRGTFEKKESEAEMQWKKAAENLEKRPLIINDLDFSQFHGVEYQQDPLQLARMAKMKEMAENGMRGGPVGVGVPPPPPPPSAIPLPPRLQGGIPPPPPLGIIPPPPPPGNLLMNGINRGDISPAANKGVLKLHWKPATVEQPDGIPSLKQKGSFWNTVDGAVPTFDAKKIVQLFETKKEKEAPVKKVAETKTQTLSVLPLKRSQAINIGLTKLPPINVIPAAIMKFDSLVLNKDGIEKILKTMMPSPKEIEEIEIKAAENPEMTLGNAEQLLLKLSQIPCLLERLRLWLFTLDYKNSEKDIAEPLMDMQLAMKEMEESRTFKVAMGMLLAIGNSLSGTDIKGFYLDYLTKASEVKDPVYKHTLTYHLAEYMVEHFSEGTDLYSEFGAVARSARVDYKELLDNLIRLEKDCKSSWECLATISKNDNSNMKQKINDYLADVAQRIHQLKAIYTVTKNRWHSFLLYFGYSVDEIPNQTPNDVFKMVTEFSLEYRTTRDKILQQRKRLAEKRERNKTRGKIWALEGSSAEGGAGDAAPLRRRNHGPGTVAPVQNSQQRHDDMSKMLASMADDNNSLRRRPAGSNGVNGRNFGGSVKDLVDTESPEDEILNGLVKAATLQTDPRDQRRRARQFNRKSLRRTRTLKMVDGQLETNY encoded by the exons ATGCGGTCGCATTGTAGTCCGGCGACCGCATCTTATGCTCCACCAGTTGTCAAATCTCGAGGACTCCGAACTTATGATATCGATGTAGGAGGTTCAGCTCCTCGAGCTTCTTCTCTTCGTGCAACACCAATTGATCTAGATTTTCCTGTGATACAAAAGAGCAGCATAGCCTTTGCAAAGCCAACCACAATTTCTACACTGGAACCTACATCTTTTGCAAAACCGTATATACCGAGTGGTTATTTGAGTAGCTCAGTAAAAACGGCAAATCAAGAAGTTTTTGCAAAGCCCTACATACCTTCAACATCTTCAGAATGTTTTGCAAAGCCATATAGTAATCTAAAATCTTCTGAAGAATTGACGAAACCATATGAACCCTCAACAGTCTCTGCAAAACCATATATCTCATCATCAGAAGCTTCTTCTACAAAACCATACTCTTCAAGTTTCTTTTCTAAGCCAAAAGAGCCCGAAGTGAAGGTTCAGCCTTCGAGTAGtatgttttcaagaaaaatgttcacaCCTTCGACATCAAGTGCACCAAAACCGTACGAGCCCTCCACGTCTTCTACATTTCAATTTCCGgaaatcaaaccaaaatggtaCACTTCACCAGTGGCGGAACCGTTAATAAGGCCATACAATTCAAAACCAATTGACACTCCAGTTAGCTATAAACCATCCACAACAAAAGCGTACGTTAGTCCATTCCGTGAGTCGGAAGTACCGCCCATTTCCAGTCTATCGACCCATGTGTCGGATGAATCACTGGCCAGGAATGCGAGTATACTATCGGTTTCCAATGAGCTTCCACTCATCGTCAAACCTCTTCGTCGTAACTTTTCGGAGCAAAGACGGACAACATTAGTGGAGCCACCTGCTATACCAATGCCATCGGAGTCATTTTGTAGTTCTCTACCAAGAAACTTTCATCGGCCAACTGTGCTACACTGTGCAGCTCCAGTTGTCATTGGAACGGATACATCGGAAGCAATTCCATTCATTGATGAAGATCCACCACCATCATCTCTTCCAGCTGTACCATCTCAATCTTCATATATTGCACCTCCAACAATCAAACCATCAGTCCAATCAAATTCTTCTCTCCATCGTAGAGAAGACAGTGGCTATCGTTCGAtggaaaatattcgaaaaatgagTATTCCTGAAGCAGCACAACCTGTGGTTGCGATGATAACACCATACACTTCAAAAGAACCAACTTCCTCGAAAGTTGAATCACAAGATTCAGTAGAAGATTTTCATGAAGATCCATTTGATTGGGGAgatgaatatttaaattctgGGGCAAA aagaagATGCAGCTTGGTACTTCGAACACAAACTTCATTACGCGTCAAAACTATAATTG ataagcTTCTGAATTGTTCTGGACGTGATCAACGACGCGCATTATTCTCCCTCAAACAGATATTCCAG gatGACCAAGATCTTGTTCACGAGTTTGTTCAAAATCAAGGTCTCGATTGCATGATTCGATTGGGTCGAACTGCTGATCAAAACCATCAGAATTATATTCTACGAGCTCTTGGACAATTGATGCTCTATGTGGATGGAATGAATGGAATAATTGCACATAATGGAACCATTCAGTGGCTCTACGAGCTTCTCGATTCACCA TTGTACATCGATGAAGAGCGTAAAGAAATGTCGCCGTTTCGTCTTGAATGg TTCCGACTTGTTGTAAAAACAGCTCTTAAACTACTTCTTGTGTTTATCGAATACAATGACAACAATGCATTACTGGTGCTCACAGCCATTCAAACCGTTGACAAGTCGAAGGGACAAGCTGATTGGTCTGGACTTATGAAGGTGCTGACTGAAAAAGACTCACCAGATGCTGAAACTCTTGTCTACGGAATGACAGTTGTTAATAAGGCTCTGCATGGGATTCCAGACAga GACACGTACTACGACGCAGTAGATACACTAGATACACTGGGTATGGAGGATGCTATAAAAAGTATGAGCAGATCGAACAACAAGGAGCTCGAGGAGCAATGCCGGTTGTACGAAAGGGAAttgaaagaagaagatgaacgAGGGGATAATGATGAAGATGTTGTCAAGATGAG ATCTTCCGCTGACACATTCAAGAATCAATCCCGACGATCGAGTCAAGGATCTCATGATTCCGCAATCACAATGGGAAGTGAAGAAGATGGATCAAGATGCAGTCCTGATAGGGATAAACAGACGCCTTCTCCAGCACCTTCTTCACATATTATACCATCTTCTCCACTTATCCCTCCAACTCCAAGTGCATGTAATACACTTGAGAGAAGATCCCGAGCATTTGAACATGAAATGCCAGAAGATCGGGAAACGgcgttggaaaaattgaataggtCACTCCATAATCGGAGGGAAATGGAGAAGCAGAAAGCTGAAGAAGCTAGACGAAAAGAGGCAGAGAGAATCGAGGAAATCGAGAGAATGAGGCAACAGGCAGAAGAGAGAAGACGTAGAGAAAGAGAAGAGGaagagagaagaaaaagagaagaagaggaggcagagaaacagagaaaacGAGAGGAACGAGAAGTCAG ATTCTCAAAGAACGATATTTCTCCAACAACATCTTCTGGAGTAGCAGATGACAAGAAGGCGACGATGAGGCGACGACATGATGAAGCACGCCGTCGGCAATTGGAACATGAACAATTCACAGCGAATAGGACGTTGTTTAACAAAAT tgataTTGGAGCCGCTCCACGAATTCCATCCCCAGTTTCCCCAACAGTTTCTTCATGGCAACCACCAGTCAGGGAGGATATTCAACCG ACTACATCTACTGCAACTAATAACAACGATATCGGGTCTATTCGCAGCAAAAATATTCCGGCGCCGATTCAGTTGGTTCAGGAAAATCAAGAGAACGAGATTCCGAAAGAAACCGACGAGAGTGAAAGTTCGAAatcg GTAAAAGCTCCACCTCCATCATTTCCTACTTTATTCTCCCCTACCGAATCAAAAACAATGGACTTCTCAGAAGTTGCACCTCAAGAGCCTGAACCAGAAAAAGTGGCACCACCGCCTCCGAGAGCAAAG attgaagaCACTGGAAGTGGCAACAGTTTTGCTGATATGCTCCAAAAACGAGCCGCCCGTTCAGCAGAGGCGAACCGtggaacttttgaaaagaaagaatCCGAAGCAGAAATGCAATGGAAGAAAGCGGcggaaaatcttgaaaagaGACCGCTAATCATCAATGATCTTGATTTTTCGCAATTCCACGGAGTTGAATATCAACAGGATCCATTGCAGTTGGCGAGAATGgcaaaaatgaaggaaatggCGGAGAATGGAATGCGTGGAGGTCCTGTTGGTGTTGGtgttccaccaccacctccaccaccatCTGCTATTCCATTACCACCAAGAT TGCAAGGAGGAAtcccaccaccacctccacttGGCATCATtcctccacctcctcctcctGGCAATTTGCTTATGAACGGTATAAATCGAGGAGATATCAGTCCAGCAGCCAACAAAGGAGTTCTGAAATTACATTGGAAACCAGCGACAGTTGAACAACCGGATGGAATTCCatcattaaaacaaaaaggaaGCTTCTGGAATACGGTCGATGGAGCTGTTCCAACATTTGATGCTAAGAAGATTGTACAGTTGTTTGAGacgaaaaaggagaaggaagCACCGGTCAAG aaagtagcCGAAACTAAAACTCAAACTCTATCTGTTCTTCCTCTGAAAAGATCGCAAGCCATCAACATTGGTCTAACTAAATTGCCACCGATCAACGTCATCCCTGCagcaattatgaaatttgactcTTTGGTTTTGAACAAGGACggaatcgaaaaaattctgaaaacaatgATGCCGTCACcgaaagaaattgaagaaattgagaTCAAGGCAGCAGAGAATCCAGAGATGACGTTGGGAAATGCTGAACAACTTCTTTTGAAGCTTTCACAGATTCCATGTCTTCTTGAGAGACTTCGTCTTTGGCTATTCACCTTGGATTataaaaactctgaaaagGATATTGCTGAGCCCCTTATGGATATGCAATTGGCAATGAAAGAAATGGAAGAATCACGAACATTCAAAGTTGCGATGGGAATGCTTTTGGCCATTGGAAACTCTTTATCAGGAACTGATATTAAGGGTTTCTATCTGGATTATTTAACAAAAGCATCAGAAGTAAAGGATCCAGTCTACAAGCATACTTTGACATATCACTTGGCTGAATATATGGTTGAACACTTCTCAGAGGGTACTGATTTGTACAGTGAATTTGGAGCAGTTGCCAGAAGTGCTCGAGTTGATTACAAAGAGCTTCTTGATAATTTGATTCGCCTCGAGAAAGACTGCAAGAGCTCATGGGAATGTTTGGCAACAATCAGTAAAAATGATAACTCAAATAtgaagcaaaaaatcaatgattaTCTGGCAGATGTTGCTCAACGAATTCATCAGTTAAAGGCAATCTATACAGTCACAAAGAACAGATGGCACTCTTTCCTTTTGTATTTTGGATATTCAGTTGATGAAATTCCAAATCAGACACCAAATGACGTGTTCAAAATGGTAACCGAATTCTCGTTGGAATACCGTACCACACGAGATAAGATTCTACAACAACGTAAGCGGTTGGCAGAGAAGAGAGAACGCAATAAGACACGTGGAAAGATATGGGCTCTTGAGGGTAGCTCGGCAGAGGGTGGAGCCGGAGATGCAGCACCTCTGCGACGAAGAAATCATGGTCCAGGAACTGTAGCGCCTGTTCAAAACTCTCAACAAAGACACGACGATATGTCGAAAATGTTGGCTTCAATGGCAGATGACAACAATTCTTTGAGAAGAAGACCAGCTGGATCCAATGGAGTCAATGGGCGCAACTTTGGTGGAAGTGTTAAAG aCCTGGTGGACACTGAATCTCCAGAAGATGAGATTTTGAATGGATTGGTTAAAGCCGCAACATTGCAGACTGATCCAAGAGATCAACGACGTAGAGCTAGACAGTTTAATCGAAAATCTC ttcGCCGTACACGTACCCTCAAAATGGTTGATGGACAGCTCGAAACAAACTACTAG
- the fhod-1 gene encoding FH1/FH2 domain-containing protein 3 (Confirmed by transcript evidence), whose product MDDDDTFTCRIQYINDADPFATTSSSYLEPMRPVTFKFRLHECISDQLQDVIRTLRAPHKAGDSSLQVYRGLEGGGGELHTYLDNDMTLTDQQEELDILKADTRRCSLVLRTQTSLRVKTIIDKLLNCSGRDQRRALFSLKQIFQDDQDLVHEFVQNQGLDCMIRLGRTADQNHQNYILRALGQLMLYVDGMNGIIAHNGTIQWLYELLDSPFRLVVKTALKLLLVFIEYNDNNALLVLTAIQTVDKSKGQADWSGLMKVLTEKDSPDAETLVYGMTVVNKALHGIPDRDTYYDAVDTLDTLGMEDAIKSMSRSNNKELEEQCRLYERELKEEDERGDNDEDVVKMRFSKNDISPTTSSGVADDKKATMRRRHDEARRRQLEHEQFTANRTLFNKIDIGAAPRIPSPVSPTVSSWQPPVREDIQPTTSTATNNNDIGSIRSKNIPAPIQLVQENQENEIPKETDESESSKSVKAPPPSFPTLFSPTESKTMDFSEVAPQEPEPEKVAPPPPRAKIEDTGSGNSFADMLQKRAARSAEANRGTFEKKESEAEMQWKKAAENLEKRPLIINDLDFSQFHGVEYQQDPLQLARMAKMKEMAENGMRGGPVGVGVPPPPPPPSAIPLPPRLQGGIPPPPPLGIIPPPPPPGNLLMNGINRGDISPAANKGVLKLHWKPATVEQPDGIPSLKQKGSFWNTVDGAVPTFDAKKIVQLFETKKEKEAPVKKVAETKTQTLSVLPLKRSQAINIGLTKLPPINVIPAAIMKFDSLVLNKDGIEKILKTMMPSPKEIEEIEIKAAENPEMTLGNAEQLLLKLSQIPCLLERLRLWLFTLDYKNSEKDIAEPLMDMQLAMKEMEESRTFKVAMGMLLAIGNSLSGTDIKGFYLDYLTKASEVKDPVYKHTLTYHLAEYMVEHFSEGTDLYSEFGAVARSARVDYKELLDNLIRLEKDCKSSWECLATISKNDNSNMKQKINDYLADVAQRIHQLKAIYTVTKNRWHSFLLYFGYSVDEIPNQTPNDVFKMVTEFSLEYRTTRDKILQQRKRLAEKRERNKTRGKIWALEGSSAEGGAGDAAPLRRRNHGPGTVAPVQNSQQRHDDMSKMLASMADDNNSLRRRPAGSNGVNGRNFGGSVKDLVDTESPEDEILNGLVKAATLQTDPRDQRRRARQFNRKSLRRTRTLKMVDGQLETNY is encoded by the exons atggaCGACGACGACACATTCACCTGTCGAATACAGTATATCAACGATGCGGATCCATTTGCAACAACTTCATCTTCATATCTAGAACCAATGAGACCAGttactttcaaatttagacTACACGAGTGTATAA GCGACCAACTACAAGATGTGATCCGAACTCTTCGAGCCCCACACAAAGCCGGTGACTCTTCCCTTCAAGTATATCGTGGACTGGAAGGTGGTGGTGGAGAGCTGCATACTTATTTGGATAATGATATGACACTAACAGATCAACAGGAAGAGCTCGATATTCTGAAAGCAGACAC aagaagATGCAGCTTGGTACTTCGAACACAAACTTCATTACGCGTCAAAACTATAATTG ataagcTTCTGAATTGTTCTGGACGTGATCAACGACGCGCATTATTCTCCCTCAAACAGATATTCCAG gatGACCAAGATCTTGTTCACGAGTTTGTTCAAAATCAAGGTCTCGATTGCATGATTCGATTGGGTCGAACTGCTGATCAAAACCATCAGAATTATATTCTACGAGCTCTTGGACAATTGATGCTCTATGTGGATGGAATGAATGGAATAATTGCACATAATGGAACCATTCAGTGGCTCTACGAGCTTCTCGATTCACCA TTCCGACTTGTTGTAAAAACAGCTCTTAAACTACTTCTTGTGTTTATCGAATACAATGACAACAATGCATTACTGGTGCTCACAGCCATTCAAACCGTTGACAAGTCGAAGGGACAAGCTGATTGGTCTGGACTTATGAAGGTGCTGACTGAAAAAGACTCACCAGATGCTGAAACTCTTGTCTACGGAATGACAGTTGTTAATAAGGCTCTGCATGGGATTCCAGACAga GACACGTACTACGACGCAGTAGATACACTAGATACACTGGGTATGGAGGATGCTATAAAAAGTATGAGCAGATCGAACAACAAGGAGCTCGAGGAGCAATGCCGGTTGTACGAAAGGGAAttgaaagaagaagatgaacgAGGGGATAATGATGAAGATGTTGTCAAGATGAG ATTCTCAAAGAACGATATTTCTCCAACAACATCTTCTGGAGTAGCAGATGACAAGAAGGCGACGATGAGGCGACGACATGATGAAGCACGCCGTCGGCAATTGGAACATGAACAATTCACAGCGAATAGGACGTTGTTTAACAAAAT tgataTTGGAGCCGCTCCACGAATTCCATCCCCAGTTTCCCCAACAGTTTCTTCATGGCAACCACCAGTCAGGGAGGATATTCAACCG ACTACATCTACTGCAACTAATAACAACGATATCGGGTCTATTCGCAGCAAAAATATTCCGGCGCCGATTCAGTTGGTTCAGGAAAATCAAGAGAACGAGATTCCGAAAGAAACCGACGAGAGTGAAAGTTCGAAatcg GTAAAAGCTCCACCTCCATCATTTCCTACTTTATTCTCCCCTACCGAATCAAAAACAATGGACTTCTCAGAAGTTGCACCTCAAGAGCCTGAACCAGAAAAAGTGGCACCACCGCCTCCGAGAGCAAAG attgaagaCACTGGAAGTGGCAACAGTTTTGCTGATATGCTCCAAAAACGAGCCGCCCGTTCAGCAGAGGCGAACCGtggaacttttgaaaagaaagaatCCGAAGCAGAAATGCAATGGAAGAAAGCGGcggaaaatcttgaaaagaGACCGCTAATCATCAATGATCTTGATTTTTCGCAATTCCACGGAGTTGAATATCAACAGGATCCATTGCAGTTGGCGAGAATGgcaaaaatgaaggaaatggCGGAGAATGGAATGCGTGGAGGTCCTGTTGGTGTTGGtgttccaccaccacctccaccaccatCTGCTATTCCATTACCACCAAGAT TGCAAGGAGGAAtcccaccaccacctccacttGGCATCATtcctccacctcctcctcctGGCAATTTGCTTATGAACGGTATAAATCGAGGAGATATCAGTCCAGCAGCCAACAAAGGAGTTCTGAAATTACATTGGAAACCAGCGACAGTTGAACAACCGGATGGAATTCCatcattaaaacaaaaaggaaGCTTCTGGAATACGGTCGATGGAGCTGTTCCAACATTTGATGCTAAGAAGATTGTACAGTTGTTTGAGacgaaaaaggagaaggaagCACCGGTCAAG aaagtagcCGAAACTAAAACTCAAACTCTATCTGTTCTTCCTCTGAAAAGATCGCAAGCCATCAACATTGGTCTAACTAAATTGCCACCGATCAACGTCATCCCTGCagcaattatgaaatttgactcTTTGGTTTTGAACAAGGACggaatcgaaaaaattctgaaaacaatgATGCCGTCACcgaaagaaattgaagaaattgagaTCAAGGCAGCAGAGAATCCAGAGATGACGTTGGGAAATGCTGAACAACTTCTTTTGAAGCTTTCACAGATTCCATGTCTTCTTGAGAGACTTCGTCTTTGGCTATTCACCTTGGATTataaaaactctgaaaagGATATTGCTGAGCCCCTTATGGATATGCAATTGGCAATGAAAGAAATGGAAGAATCACGAACATTCAAAGTTGCGATGGGAATGCTTTTGGCCATTGGAAACTCTTTATCAGGAACTGATATTAAGGGTTTCTATCTGGATTATTTAACAAAAGCATCAGAAGTAAAGGATCCAGTCTACAAGCATACTTTGACATATCACTTGGCTGAATATATGGTTGAACACTTCTCAGAGGGTACTGATTTGTACAGTGAATTTGGAGCAGTTGCCAGAAGTGCTCGAGTTGATTACAAAGAGCTTCTTGATAATTTGATTCGCCTCGAGAAAGACTGCAAGAGCTCATGGGAATGTTTGGCAACAATCAGTAAAAATGATAACTCAAATAtgaagcaaaaaatcaatgattaTCTGGCAGATGTTGCTCAACGAATTCATCAGTTAAAGGCAATCTATACAGTCACAAAGAACAGATGGCACTCTTTCCTTTTGTATTTTGGATATTCAGTTGATGAAATTCCAAATCAGACACCAAATGACGTGTTCAAAATGGTAACCGAATTCTCGTTGGAATACCGTACCACACGAGATAAGATTCTACAACAACGTAAGCGGTTGGCAGAGAAGAGAGAACGCAATAAGACACGTGGAAAGATATGGGCTCTTGAGGGTAGCTCGGCAGAGGGTGGAGCCGGAGATGCAGCACCTCTGCGACGAAGAAATCATGGTCCAGGAACTGTAGCGCCTGTTCAAAACTCTCAACAAAGACACGACGATATGTCGAAAATGTTGGCTTCAATGGCAGATGACAACAATTCTTTGAGAAGAAGACCAGCTGGATCCAATGGAGTCAATGGGCGCAACTTTGGTGGAAGTGTTAAAG aCCTGGTGGACACTGAATCTCCAGAAGATGAGATTTTGAATGGATTGGTTAAAGCCGCAACATTGCAGACTGATCCAAGAGATCAACGACGTAGAGCTAGACAGTTTAATCGAAAATCTC ttcGCCGTACACGTACCCTCAAAATGGTTGATGGACAGCTCGAAACAAACTACTAG